TCATTGGTTACTTCTCTGATCAGAAGCTCATTCATTGTATCAGAGACTTTAGCAGTAAAGCCCTCAAACAACTGCTCATAGTTTCCATCACTCCCTGCTTTGAACAACTTGTTGAAGAAATCCGTTGCCACCTGAGCCTTAGCTGCCTCAGAAAACTGTAACTGCCCTTTCTCATCCATCAACTTGTCTATTCTCTTCCTGTTCCTGTTAGTTTTGACAGAAGCATGATAATACCTCGTGTTGAGATCCCCTTTGGTCGCCCATTTATCTTTGCTCCGCTGTCTCCAATATTTCTCCTCCTCTTCGTAGGCTTTGATCAACTCGGTTTTAAGATACTTCACCCTCACTACCGACGGGAAGCTCGATGATTGCTCTGCTTCTAATGCTATCTGGATCTGCATTAGCTTGTCCCTAGAGTTGAGGTTGAATTTCTTTTTCCATCTACTCAAAGACTTCCGACAGCTTTTGAGTTTGTCCGAAACAGTAGACCCAAAGAATTGATGGTTTGTCAACCAGGCCTTCTTGATCTCCTCTCTAACCCCCGGTTTGTTCAAGAATCTACCGTCGAACTTGAAGTTCCCTATGTACGTCTCAGTAGACGCAACCAGCTTAACCAAGACCGGTCTGTGATCCGACCCTCTCATATCTAGGAAGCTTTGATTCGACACTGGAAAGAGTCTGGCCCATTGCTTGTTTCCAAAACATCTATCCAATCTGCTCTGAATCCATTTTAAGCATCTCAACCCTCCCCACGTAAGATTATTCCCAGACGCTTGTAACTCAGCCATCTCACATACCAAAAGCATGTCATTGAAAGGTTGGAATGACTTGTCACTGCGCCTTGGACCCCcaatcttttcatcattgtttcTGATATCATTGAAGTCCCCAATCATACACCATGCCTTCTTGCGGTGAACCCCAATACGCGACAATCTTTCCCACAACCTTGGTATGTTCTTCTTAACAGGTTCTCCGTATATACAAGATACAAAAAAGGAGTCATTACCCATCTGTACACCGAAGTCCACCAAGTGCTTATCAACATACTTAAAAGAAATGTTTACAGACTTCTT
This genomic stretch from Brassica napus cultivar Da-Ae chromosome C9, Da-Ae, whole genome shotgun sequence harbors:
- the LOC106412301 gene encoding uncharacterized protein LOC106412301 isoform X1, whose product is MAILSWNCQGLGRAQDLVIPKLREMRREHFPDILFLMETKQGRDELVDLQEWLGCDRIMTVNPVGYSGGLALLWKKSVNISFKYVDKHLVDFGVQMGNDSFFVSCIYGEPVKKNIPRLWERLSRIGVHRKKAWCMIGDFNDIRNNDEKIGGPRRSDKSFQPFNDMLLVCEMAELQASGNNLTWGGLRCLKWIQSRLDRCFGNKQWARLFPVSNQSFLDMRGSDHRPVLVKLVASTETYIGNFKFDGRFLNKPGVREEIKKAWLTNHQFFGSTVSDKLKSCRKSLSRWKKKFNLNSRDKLMQIQIALEAEQSSSFPSVVRVKYLKTELIKAYEEEEKYWRQRSKDKWATKGDLNTRYYHASVKTNRNRKRIDKLMDEKGQLQFSEAAKAQVATDFFNKLFKAGSDGNYEQLFEGFTAKVSDTMNELLIREVTNEEVRDVVFSINPTSAPGPDGMSGLFFQKYWGTVGSQVIEEVKNFFIQGVFPKEWNYTHLCLLPKITDPVLTSDLRPISLCSVLYKIISKIMTSRLKPLLADLVSPTQSAFVEERLITYNILSAHEMVHALRTNDKISKDFRAIKSDMSKAYDRVEWGYLKALLRALGFEEVWIERVMFCVSTVTFSTLINNQAFGCIQQGRGLRQEIRCLHFYSFCVLKG